The sequence TCACCCAATCGATCCAGACCAGCGCTGCCCGGTGAGGTCTCCACCGGAGGTCGGTGGTAAAGCCCACAGGGACACCCGGCCGTGCCACGCCTAACGGGAGAGACGCTCGTCGAGCCGGTCGAGGAACACTCGCTGTGCGACCACGATCCTGGCCTTCGCCCTGTCGAGGTCGAACCACTCGACGCGATCGAGTTCGGGAAACTGCTGGACCACACCCGACCCTTTCGGCCATTCCAGCGCGAAGGTGCCGGGCACCACCGCGCCGGGGTCCAGATCGCCGGACAGGGCGAACACGGTCACCAGCTTTCCCCCTGCCTGCCTGACCTCGCCGAGAGGGATCAGCGGACCTTCCGGTGGCGGCAGGCCGAGTTCCTCCGTGAACTCCCGCCGCGCCGCCACCTCAGGCTGTTCGTCCGGTGAGTACTCGCCTTTCGGGATCGTCCACGCGCCCGCGTCGCGGCGGGCCCAGAACGGCCCGCCCATGTGGCCGAGCAACACCTGTGGCACACCGGAGACCACCTGATACACCAGGATTCCCGCGCTCCGCCGTGACGTTCGCGTCACCGGCGCACCGCACCGTGTTCGGCTGCCTCCTCCTCACGCCTGCGAAGGCGCTCCCGCTGCGGCACGACCGTGTACTTGGGATCGGCTGCCGAGACCCGGCCCGCCTCGAACACCCCCCACTTCGTGAGCGCCGAGCCCGCCAGCAATGCCACACCGGACAGTGCCCGCGCGACCCGGCTACGCCGACCCGCGACCGCGCCTGCCGAGCCCGCGACGGCCAGAGCCTCCCCCGCGCGCACCAACGCGCCGGACCTCCCCTGCCGGTACGGCTCGGCGACCATGCCGAGCCTGCGTTCCAGCAGCCGTGAGGCTCCGATCTCCAACGCGGTGCCGAACAACGCGAGATTCCGGGCGGGCGCCGCGTCGGCCCCACGCCGAAGAGCGAGCAGGCCGAGTCCTCCTGCCGCGACGGCTCCCGAGCCGACGAACACGTACGGCAGCTCGCGGTGGGCGTCGTGCCACGCGGGCACGGCCGTGTCCGCCACGAGCGCCGCCGTGTACGACGCCACGCCGGGGCCGGTCAGCGCCGCGCAGGCCGTGGCCGCCGTGCCAACGCGCGGAAGCAGGCCGGTGACGGCCGACGCGGCCGAGAGTCCTGCCATGGGCCCGTACACCGTCAGCAGCCACGACCCCATACTCATCGGTGAGGTGGGCTTGACGACCCGCAGCATGTTGACGAATCGCTCAGGCCTGCCGAGATCGTGGACGAGCGCCACCACCGATGCGCCGACGGACCCGAGCGCGCCGAGTTTCGCGATCAACCCGGGCCGCTCACGGCCGAGCACGTGGTAGCCGGCCGCGAGTAGCGACGACCCGCCCGCGAGGCCGCCGAGAAACAGATAGGCGGGCACGTCCGGCGTCTTCCACACCGGCCCGTTGAGCACCGGTTTTCCGTAGTAGGAGGTGAACTCGGCCTCGGGGACCATAGCTTGCTCGCCCCGGCCCCTCCTGCCCTTCCCGGCCTTCCGGCGCCGCCGCCCGCCGTCGATGGCGCCGACGGCGCCGGTGACCGCTTCCCTTCCGGGGCGTGCGGCAGGCGAGTCCTGCCCGTTCCCGCTCATCTCATCGCCCCTTTCGCGCACCGAGGAAGGCCGCGACGGCACCGGCCGCCAGTGTCGCCGCCGCCGACAGGACGTGCCGCCACATCCGGGGCAGGTCGCGCGTGGTGACGACCGGGTCCGGCGGAAGGCCGTACACCTCGGGTTCGTCGAGCAACAGGAAGAACGCGCCGTCGCCGCCGACGCCGTCCTCCGGGTCGGCACCGTAGAGGCGCGCGTCCGTCACCCCAGCCGAGTGCAGTTGCTCCACACGCCGCGCCGCGCGCTCCCTCAGCTCGTCCAGCCGTCCGAACTGGATCGAGTCGGTGGGGCACGCCTTCGCGCACGCGGGTTCGAGCCCGCTGCCCAGCCGGTCGTAGCACAGGGTGCACTTCCACGCCCTTCCGTCGCCCTTGCGCTGGTCGATCACGCCGAACGGGCACGCGGGAATGCAGTAGCCGCAGCCGTTGCAGACGTCCTCCTGCACCACCACCGTGCCGAACTCGGTGCGGAACAGGGCGCCGGTGGGACACACGTCGAGGCACGCGGCGTGGGTGCAGTGCTTGCACACGTCCGAGGCCATCAGCCAGCGGAACTCGCCCTCCTCGCCGGGAGTGGTCGGTGTCATGCCAGCCTCGGGTGGAGGGGTGCCCGAACCCTGTTCGGCGAGCGCGAGCACATCGGTGCCCGCGTGCAGGGAGGGCTGCTGCGCTCCCAGCGGCTTGCGCTGCTCGATGAATGCGACGTGCCGCCAGGTGTCGGCGCCGAGGCCGACGGTGTTGTCGTACGACATGCCTGTCAGCTCCATGCCGTCGTCGGGGACGGCGTTCCACTCCTTGCACGCCACCTCACACGCCTTGCAGCCGATGCACACGGTGGTGTCGGTGAAGAACCCCATGCGCGGTGGGTGATCGACGTAGCCGGTGCGGCTCGCCGGGTCCGGCGTCGCGCTGCTCATGTCACACCTCGGTGCCCGTCTCGTCGGTGATGCCTGCCCGCCGCCGGTACTGCAGGACCAGCTCCTCGCGGGCCGGTCCCCGTGGCCGCCGTCCCGGCCGGATGTCGCACGCCAGCGCCTTCACCTCCTGGATGTGGACGTTCGGATCGAGCGCCATCCCCGCCAGCTCGTTGGCCGCGTCTCCGGTGGAGATCCCGTTGGGTCCCCAGTGGTAGGGCAGCCCGATCTGGTGCAGCGTGCGGCCCTGCACGCGCAACGGGGTGACGCGGTCGGTGACCAGCACTCGCGCCTCGATGGCGGCGCGAGCCGACACGATCGTGGCCCAGCCGAGGTGTTCCAGGCCGCGCTCTGCGGCGAGCTGCGGTGACACCTCGCAGAACATCTCAGGCTGCAACTCCGACAGGTACGGCTGCCACCGGGACATGCCGCCCGCCGTGTGGTGCTCGGTGAGCCGGTAGGTCGTGGTGACGTACGGGAACACCTCCGAACCCGGTTGCGCGCCACTGGGCTGGTAGCGGGCGTACGGGTGGCGCAGCACGTTTCTGACCGGGTTGCGCTGCTGGGCGTACAGCGCGTTCTCGAACGGCGACTCCTGCGGTTCGTAGTGCGTCGGCAACGGCCCGTCGGTGAGCCCGGCAGGCGCGTACAACCACCCCTTGCCGTCGGCCTGCATCACGAAGGCGTCGGTGCCCGACAACGCCTCCGGTCCCGTCGCGCCGGGTTCGGGAACGAAGTCCGGTGGCCTCGTCGCCTTGAAGTCGGGCACGTCGTGGCCGACCCAGCGACGCTGGTCCTCGTCCCACCACACATACGCCTTGCGTTCGCTCCACGGCCTCCCCTCGGGGTCGGCCGAGGCGCGGTTGTAGAGGATGCGCCGGTTGAGCGGCCACGCCCACGCCCACTCGCTCGCCACCCAGTCCTGTTCGGACGACGGCTTGCGGCGCGCGGCCTGGTTGATTCCTTCGGCGTAGACGCCGCAGTAGATCCAGCATCCGCATGCCGTCGAACCGTCGGGCCGGAGCTGCTCATAGGTGGACAGCGGCGTCGCGTCCGCGTCGTAGCCACTGATCTCGGCGAGCACGGCTTCCGCCTCAGGCTCGTCGTGCGGCCCCTTGGTGGGATAGTCCCACGTCAGGTCGAGGATCGGCCGATCGCGCTCGCGGCTGGAGCCCGCAAGCTTCTCCCGGATGATGCGGCCGAGGTGAAAGGCGAACCACAGATCGCTGCGGGCATCGCCCTCCGGCTCCACCGCCTGGAAATGCCACTGCAACAGCCGCTGGGTGTTGGTGAAGCTGCCGTCCTTCTCGGTGTGGGTCGCGGCGGGAAGGAAAAACACCTCCGTGCCGATGTCGGTGGTCTTCAGCTCGCCGCTCTCGATCTCCGGGCCGTCCTTCCACCACGTCGCGCTCTCGATCAGCGAGAAGTCCCGCACGACGAGCCAGTCGAGGTTGGCCATGCCCATGCGCTGCGCCTTCGCGTCCGCCGACCCGACAGCGGGGTTCTCCCCCAGCAGGAGATAACCCTTGCACCTGCCGTTCAACTGCTCGATCACGGTCTCGTACGTGCCGTGGCTTCCGGTCAGCCGGGGCAGGTAGTCGAAACAGAAGTCGTTGCCGGGTGTCGCGGCCGCGCCCCACCACGCCTTGAGCAGGCTGACGATGTAGGAGCGCATGTTTCCCCAGTACCCCTTGTGCGCGGCCTCCGCCGACACGAAGGTGCCGAGGTCGATGTTGCTGTGCGCGTGCGGCATGGGGATGTAGCCGGGCAGCAGATTGAACAGGGTCGGGATGTCGGTGGAACCCTGGATGGAGGCGTGCCCGCGCAGCGCCAGGATGCCGCCGCCCGGCCTCCCGATGTTGCCGAGCAGCAGTTGCAGGATGGCCGCCGTGCGGATGTACTGCACACCCACCGTGTGCTGGGTCCAGCCCACCGCGTAGGCGAACGCGCTCGTACGGTCGCGGCCGGAGTTGTCGGCGAGCAGCTCGCAGACCTTCGTGAACGTCTCCCTCGGCACACCGCAAACCTGCTCGACCACCTCGGGCGTGTACCGGGCGAAATGCCGTTTGAGCAGCTGGAACACGCAGCGAGGATGAGTGAGCGTCAGGTCGGTGTCCGGCTCGGCACCGATCTCGGCGCCTCCCGAACCGTGAGCCTCTCCCCTCGCCGCCTCCCCGACATCCGAGTCATCGCGGGTACGTTCCCGCCAGTGCTGGTCCCGCTGACCCGACGCCGCCTGCACCCTGCTGCCCTGGTACTGCCAGGTGGACACGTCGTACTGGCGGTGCTCGGGGTCGAACCCGGAAAACAGCCCGTCGAGATCCTCGGTGTCGGCGAAATCCTCACCGACGATCGCCGCGGCGTTGGTGTAGGCGAGGATGTACTCGCGGAAATACCGCTCGTTCTCCAGCACGTAGTTGACGATTCCGCCGAGAAACGCGATGTCACTGCCCGCGCGCAAGGGCACGTGCAGGTCGGCCATCGCGCTCGTGCGCGTGAACCGGGGATCGACGTGGATCAGCGTCGCGCCCCGTGCCTTCGCCTCCATCACCCACTGGAAACCCACAGGATGGCACTCGGCCATGTTGGAGCCCTGGATCACGATGCAGTCGGCGTTGGCCAGATCCTGCTGGAACGTCGTCGCGCCCCCGCGACCGAAGGAGGTTCCCAAACTGGGAACCGTGGAGGAGTGTCAAATGCGGGCCTGGTTCTCCACCTGGATAGCGCCGAGTGCCGTGTAGAGCTTCTTGAGGAGGTAGTTCTCCTCGTTGTCCAGTGTTGCGCCGCCGAGACTGGCGAAACCGAGCGTCCGGTTCGTGACCAATCCGTCTACTTCGGACTGCCAGCCCTCGTCCCTCGCTTCGAGGACGCGGTCGGCGATCATGTCCATCGCCGTGTCGAGGTCCAGCGTCTCCCACTCCGTGCCGTACGGCCTTCGGTAGAGCACCTGGTACTGCCGGGCGGATCCCGTCGTGAGCTGGAGACTCGCCGACCCCTTCGGACACAACCTGCCCCTGCTGATCGGCGAGTCGGGATCGCCCTCGATGTGCGTGACCTTGCCGTCCTTGACGAAAACGTTCTGACCGCACCCGACAGCGCAGTAGGGGCAGATCGACTTCACGACCTTGTCGGCGCTGCTCGTGCGGGCCTTCAAGGAGCCGGTGACCCGGCTCTTCGCCGCGGCGCCACGGCCCGTGCGGTCGCCGTCGGTGAACTGCCGGTACACCGGCCAGCCCTCGATCCACTGCTTCCACTGCCCTCGCGCCATCGCCGTCCCTCTCGCCTCGTCAGCCGGACTCCTCGCGTGGTGCTCGTGCGCACTCTCGATCAAACCACGCGGTCAACGTCCCCGCATCCGGTCGTCCGCCGCGACGCGGTCGTGAAGCCACCGCCGCACCACCTCGCGCGCCGCGGGGCTCTCGACCGGAGGGTTCGACAGGTTCTGGCTCGCCGGGAGGAGTCCTCGGGCTCGGCGTTCCTCGGGGCTGGGCGCGTCCGACCCGTCGGCGGGGAATCCGGTGGCGATCAGGTAGGCCAGTCCCGGGGCGATCCCGAGCCGCTCGGCGGCCCCGCGATAGTCGAGCCCCTCGGCGAGCAACGCCCGCACTTGCTGCGTCGTCGGCACGCCTGCCTCCCATCCACCCGATCGACGGAGTGTGACCGCGCGGGGCCACACCGTGTGTACTTCCGCCGCCACGGGTACCCGGTTCGATGTCCGGTCACACAGGTGAGGAGGGCGATGTGAGGTGACGGCTCCGCGTTCGGCGTCCGGCGAGCCGACCATCCGAATCCACGGCGACGCGCCGGCGATCGTCTGCGGCGAGTGCGGATTCCGTACGGCCAGGATCGCGTCGGTCATCGACGTGCACGGCGACGACGCCGGAACCGTCGTCGTCTGCCTTCCGTGTCAGGAACGGGAACGCGTCCGAGCCGCCTCCGCGGCCCGGCGCGCGGCAGCCCGCGCCACCGCCCCTTCCGCAGGCGGGGGCAGGCCGCCCTCGCACCCGCGCAGGCCAACCGCACACGGGAACCAGACCCAGATCCCGCACCCTCGGTGACCGCCCGGAGTCCTTCGGCCCTTTTCCCGCGAGCGATGCGTTGCCATCGTGACGGTATGCGATCACTAGTGGTGTACGAATCCATGTTCGGCAACACTCGCGCGGTCGCCGAGGCGGTCGCGGAGGGGTTGGGCGACGACGTGCGGATCGTGGAGGTCGGCGACGCGCCCACCGAGGTAGGCGCGGACGTCGATCTCCTGGTGATCGGCGCGCCGACACACGCTTTCGGCCTCAGCCGTCCGTCCACTCGCGACGACGCAGCGCAGCGTGCTCACAAGGCGGGCACGCGGTTTCTGTCTCGCAGCGACGGCGTCCGGGAGTGGCTGGAGCGCGTCAGAGTGACGGCGCCGGTCGGGCTTGCCGTCTTCGACACCAAGGTGGACAAGCCACGCCTACCCGGCTCGGCAGCCAAGAAGGTGGCCAAGCAACTTCGCGGCGCACCGGTGGAGCCGGTCGCCGCTCCCCGCCACTTCCTCGTCGCCGACGCGCTGGGGCCGTTGATCGACGGCGAGCTCGACCGGGCTCGTGAATGGGGTTCACGGCTCCCCGGTCGGGTCCGCGCGTCCTAGCGTGCTCAGTCGGGTGAGGCGGATTCGAGAGGACCCGTGCTCGCCGCGCCCACGGGCGATTCCTTACCGGGGTGGACCCAGAGCACCACCTCGGCGCCCTCCACGGCCCCCGCCGCGCCAATGGGACGTTGCGCGGTGACGATGCCCGACATGGGCAGCTCACCGCCGTCCGGCGGAACCGGCTTCAGACCCGCGCGGCGAACGATGTCGCAAGCGTCGTCGGCCCCGAGACCGACGACGTCGGGCACTTCGGTGACCGGACCAGGTCCACGCATGAGTACCAGTGTAGGGCTCGCGATCGCCGACGGCAGTCAACGATTCGCGAGCCCGCCGCTTCAGCTCGCGCGCTCGATCTCGGCGCGCACCTCGTCCATGTCCACCTGCTGCACCTTGCCGATCAGCTCCTCGAAAGCCGGAGCAGGCAGCGCACCGGGCTCGGCATAGAGCACCACGCCGTCGCGCACCGCGAGCAGCGTCGGGATCGACGAGATACCGAACGCCTGGGCGAGTTCCACCTGCGCCTCGGTGTCCACCTTGCCGAAGGTGATGTCGGGGTGTTCCTCGGAGGCGCGCTCGAACACCGGCGCGAACGTCCGGCACGGCCCACACCAGGAGGCCCAGAAGTCCACGAACACCGTTCCCGGCCCGCCGACGATCTCGTTGAAGTTCTCGGTCGTCAGTTCGACAGTCGCCACTGAAATCTCCCTGTTGTCGTGGGCGTCCATCCCCGTCAACAGCCTGGAAGGGTCCACCATTCCCAGGGCGGGAAACGGCAGGTCGCGCACGCGGGGTTCACGGGTTCGCCAGGGGATGCCGTGGCGGCGTGGGATCGAGGGCAGGACGTCCAGCCGGCCCCGGCACACGTACGGCAAGTGCGGACACGCGTACAGGAGGTGCGGACACGCGTACAGGAGGTGCGGACACGGCGGAAGGGTAGAACACCTGTTCGATTCGGGTTACGCTGGCGGCATGGACCTCGCACTTCAGGGATCGCTGTTCGACGCGCTGGGTCCCGGCGGCCCTGACGGGGAGCCGTCGCTGCGGTCTCTCGACGGCGTGCGGCGGACAGAGCTGGCGCACGGTGCCTGGATCGACGTGCTCCCCGGCTGGTTGTCGGGTGCCGACGTGCTGTTCGAGAGGCTGGCCGAGCGGGTGCCCTGGCGTGCCGAAGAGCGGGTGATGTACGACCAGACCGTCGCCGTGCCGAGACTGCTGTGCTTCTACGGCGAGCGCGATCCGCTGCCGGAACCCGTGCTCGACGCGGCCCGCTCAGCGCTCACCGCACGCTACGAGCGCGAACTCGGCGAGCCCTTCCGCACGGCGGGTCTGTGTTACTACCGCGACGGCCGCGACAGCGTCGCCTGGCACGGCGACCGCATCGGAAGGGGCCGCCGTGAGGACACGATGGTGGCGATCCTGTCGGTCGGCGCGTCGCGGGCGCTGCTGCTGCGGCCCCGCTTCGGCGGCGGCGCCACCATCCGGCACCAGCTCGGGCACGGCGATCTTCTCGTCATGGGTGGCTCGTGCCAGCGCACCTGGGAGCACGCTGTCCCGAAGACCAGCAAGCCCGTCGGACCCCGGATCAGCATCCAGTTCCGGCCGCGCGGGGTGCTCTGAGACCCCGTGGCGGACTCCGGGTAGCCGAACAAACTCGGTGACGCTCACCTGGCCCTCTTCCCGGACACCGAGGCGCGCACCGGCCCGTTCCTCGCCATGGCGACACCGCTGCCGAAGCACGCCTTCCACCACACCGCCTCCGGTTTCACCCGCCTCGGGCGGGGTCACCCTCTGCGCGGGCGTTTCGCTGCCCTCGGGAGGTGGCCGGTGGCCGAGAACGTCTTCGTGCTCGGACTCGACGACGGCAATGCCGAGCTGCTCCGCAGGCTCCCCGGAGCGCGCGACCACCACATCCACGGGCTGCTCGGCATCGACGAGGTGCGCATCGGCCGCAGCGACTTCCGCCGCTGCCTGGCCCGAGCGTGCGAGCGGCTCGATTCCTTCGACGGCCCCATCGACGCCGTCACCGGCTATTGGGATTTCCCGGTGACCTCACTGGTGCCGATCCTGTGCGAACGCTACGGGCTGCCCAGCTCCAGCCTGGAATCGATCGTGAAGTGCGAGCACAAGTACTGGAGCAGGCTGGAACAGGCGCAGGTGACCGACGCGTATCCCCGGTTCGGCCTCGTGGACCCGCACGCGGACCCCCCACGACCGCCCGAGGGACTCACCTTTCCCCTGTGGCTGAAACCGGTGAAGTCGTCGTCGTCCAAGCTCGCGTACCGGGTGACCGACGACCGTGAGTTCACCGAGGCGATCAGGCACATCAGGGCAGGCATCGGCGAGGTCGGCGGTCCTTTCGACGCGGTGCTGGAACGAGTTTCCCCACCGCCCGAGGTGGCGAACGCCGGAGCGACCGCGTGCCTCGCCGAGGAGGCGGTCGGCGGCGCACAGATCACCGTGGAGGGCTACCGCCATCACCACGAGCCGCACGTCTACGGCGTCGTCGATTCGGTGCGCTACCCGGGCACGTCGAGCTTCCTGCGGTACCGGTACCCGTCCACGCTGCCCGAGGAGTCGGTCAGGCTGGTCACCGACATCGCGAAGGCCGTCGTCGTGCGGATGGGCCTGCGGTCCACGACGTTCGACATCGAATTCTTCGTCGAACCCGGCTCCGGCCGCGCGTGGGTGCTGGAGGTCAATCCCCGGCTGTCGCAGTCGCACGCGCGGCTGTTCGAGGCTGTTGACGGCGTGTCGAACCTGCATTGCATGGTGAGTCTCGCCCTCGGGAAGGAGCCGACGATGCCCCGAGGTCAGGGACCGGCCGCCGTCGCGGCGAAGTGCTTCCTGCGGCGGTTCACCGACGGGATCGTCCAGCGCGTCCCGAGTGGAGAGGAGATCGCCGCCGTCGAGCGTGAGGTTGGCGTGATCGTGGACCTCACCACGAGGCGGGGAAACCGGCTCGCGGACCAGTACGCGCGGGACAGCTACAGCTACGAACTGGCCGACATCCACATCGCGGCTGGCAGCGAGTCCGAACTGATCGACAAGTACGAGCGCTGCGTGTCCGCGTTGCGGTTCGAGATCGGCGACATCTGAGGCGGAGGTGTGTCGTGCGCACGGTGACCTCGCTGCCCTACCCGGTGCGCAGGGACGATCACGTGTGGATTCCGCTGGCGGACGGCACCCGGCTGTCGGCGCGGGTGTGGCGGCCGGTGTCCTCCGACGACGACCCTGTGCCCGCGATCCTGGAGTTCATCCCCTACCGCTTGAACGATCTGACGTTCCAGCGCGATTCGATCCACCACCCCTACCTCGCGGGGCACGGTTACGCCGGGGTGCGGGTGGACCTTCGGGGCAGCGGCAACAGCGACGGCGTCCTCGCCGACGAATACCTCGAACGGGAACTCGCCGACGGCGAGGACGTGCTGGCGTGGCTGGCCGCGCAACCGTGGTGCGACGGCAGCACGGCCATGATGGGAATCTCGTGGGGCGGGTTCAACGCCTTGCAGATCGCGGCACGCAGACCCCCGAGCCTGAAGGCCGTCGCCACGCTGTCGTCCACGGACGACCGGTACGCCGACGACGTGCACTACATGGGTGGCTGCCTGCTGTCGGACAACCTGTCGTGGGCCTCGACGATGTTCGCCTACAACGCCTGCCCGCCCGACCCCGCTGTGGTGGGCAGGCGGTGGCGGCGGATGTGGTTGCACCGGCTTCAGCACTGCGAACCGTGGCTGGTCGAGTGGCTTCGCCACCAGCGGCGCGACGACTACTGGCGCCACGGATCGGTGTGCGAGGACTACGCCGCCGTGAACTGTCCCGTGCTCGCCGTGAGCGGCTGGGCCGACGGGTATTCCAACTCCGTCTTCCGGCTGCTGCGCCATCTCCGGGTGCCTCGTCAGGGCCTCATCGGGCCGTGGTCGCACAAGTACCCGCACCTCGGTGTGCCCGGCCCTGCCATCGGATTCCTCCAGGAGCTGGTCCGCTGGTGGGATCACTGGCTCAAAGGCATCGACAACGGCGTCATGGACGAGCCGATGCTGCGGATCTGGATGCAGGAGAGCGCCAAACCGGCCACGGCGTACGAGCAGCGGCCCGGCAGGTGGATCGGCGAGCCGTCGTGGCCGTCGCCGCACATCGAGGTCACCGGGTTCACACTGCTGCCCAACCGGCTGGTGCGCGCACCGGACGCCGAGGACAGCGAGGACGGCGCGAACGGCGAGAACAGTGAGGCGCTGACCATCGAATCGCCGCTGTCGGTCGGCCAGTTCGCGGGCAAGTGGTGCTCGTACAACGCGCCGCCCGACCTGCCCTACGACCAGAGGGAGGAGGACGGTGGGTCGCTGGTGTTCGACACCGGCGTACTCACACAGCGCCACGAGATCCTCGGCTCTCCCGTCGTGCACCTCGAACTGAGCGCCGACCGGCCGAACGCGATGGTGACGGTGCGGCTTTCCGACGTCTCTCCGGAGGGCAGGGCCACGCGCGTGAGTTACGGCCTGCTCAACCTCACCCACCGCAACGGGCACGACCGGCCGGAACCGCTCGAACCGCACCGGCGTTACCGCGTGAGCGTGCCGCTCAACGGGGTGGCGCAGGCGTTCCCCGCGGGGCACCGCGTGCGCATCGCCGTGTCCACCTCCTACTGGCCGCTGGCGTGGCCTCCGCCGGAACCGGTGCGGCTGACGGTGTTCCCTGCCCGCAGTTCGGTGACGCTGCCGGTGCGTCCGCCCCGGCACGACGAGACCCACGCCGAACCGTTCGACGAACCGGAGGGAGCACCACCGCCGCCCGTGCGGCGGCTCCGGCCGGGGGAAGGACGCTGGACCGTGTCACGGGACCTCGTGGAGTACCGGTCGGCGCTCGACGTCGTCAAGGAACTCGGCGTGTTGCACTTCGACGACATCGACCTCGACGTGAGCAGGCGGGCCGACGAACACTACGAGTGGGTCGCCGACGACTTCGGCTCGGCACGGGGCAGCGTGGACTGGACCATGCGGTTCACCCGGGGAGAGTGGGACGCCTCCTCGGTCACGCACACCACGCTCGCGTGCACGCCGACGGAGTTCCTCGTGCACGCCAGGCTGGACGCCTACGAGGGCGAGCAGCGGGTCTTCTCCCGCAACTGGCACACCTCGATACCGCGCGATCACGTGTGATCGTGCCGCACCCTCCGCGTGCCGTCGGGCGCGCGCCGCGTGCGGCCCTCGGCGTCGAGACGTTCCAGCAGCGGCACGGCCACCCTGCGCGTGGTGCCGAGCGCCTTCCTCGCCTGGCTGACGGTGAACGGCTCGGCCAGCCCGGAAAGCACGCGAACGGCCTTGTCGAGGCAGCCAGGGGCGAGCACCACACCGTCCGCGATGCGGAACAGCCTGCCCGCTCTCTCCGCCGCGGCCAGGTGTTTGGGTCCGAGCCCCAACTCGGCGAGGTCGGCGGCCTCGGGTGCGGCGAAGGGCTCGCCCGCGAGCCGCCGCTCGACGACGCGCACAGCTCGCTCCACGGCCTCGGGCAGGCATGAGACCCGTGCGGGGTCGGTCACCGCGCCGTCGCGCACGGCGAGCCCCGCGTGGTCGAGTGCGGGGCCGAGCAGGTCCTCGGGAACGTCAAGGGAACGGCGCAACGCCTCGACGGGAAGACCGGCCGACAGCGGGTTTCGCTCGTGCCAGTCGGCGACCAGTTCCCTCGCCCGCCCTGCGAGCCGCCGCGGCAGGTCTTCGGCAACGGCCCACCGTCCCATCGTCCGGCCCGGCACCGCCCATCCGAGCGCGTGCAACTCTTCGACGGCGACGGCACCGTGCCTGCGCACGTAGGCGACAGCGGGGTCGTCGCAGGCCAGCTCCGCCGCCCGCGCCCTTGCCGCTCCCCTGCGCCGCAGGGCGGGCGGCCGGGGATCGAGGACGTCGAACCCGGCGGATCGGTGATCTCCCGGATCCCGCAGCAGTCCGCGATCACCGGCGCGCAGCGGCAACTCCCTCGCGAAGGACAGCCGGGCCGTGCCTGTCCCTAGTGGACGGACACGACAGGGAACGGCCACGGAGCCGATGTGCGCCACGAGCTGACGCGGTCTCTCGGCTTTCTCGCCCCGCAGCCGGACATCCGCCTCGGCGGTGAACCGCCACGCCCCCGGGGTGAGCAGGGCGTCTCCCCTGCCGAGGTCGTGCTGGTCGGCGCCCCGCAGGTTCACCGCGACCCTGGCCACAGCCGTCACGGTGTCGTGAGCCTGCCCGAGTGACTGGAGTGCGCGCACCACACAGCGCCTGCCGTCGCGATCGAGCACGAGGTCGTCGCCCACCGAGAGCGTGCCTGCGCCGAGTGTGCCCGTCACGACCGTGCCCGCTCCCCTGATGCTGAAGGAGCGATCGATCCACAGCCGCACGTCCGCTCCGCGATCGG comes from Saccharomonospora xinjiangensis XJ-54 and encodes:
- a CDS encoding thioredoxin family protein; translation: MATVELTTENFNEIVGGPGTVFVDFWASWCGPCRTFAPVFERASEEHPDITFGKVDTEAQVELAQAFGISSIPTLLAVRDGVVLYAEPGALPAPAFEELIGKVQQVDMDEVRAEIERAS
- a CDS encoding alpha-ketoglutarate-dependent dioxygenase AlkB family protein translates to MDLALQGSLFDALGPGGPDGEPSLRSLDGVRRTELAHGAWIDVLPGWLSGADVLFERLAERVPWRAEERVMYDQTVAVPRLLCFYGERDPLPEPVLDAARSALTARYERELGEPFRTAGLCYYRDGRDSVAWHGDRIGRGRREDTMVAILSVGASRALLLRPRFGGGATIRHQLGHGDLLVMGGSCQRTWEHAVPKTSKPVGPRISIQFRPRGVL
- a CDS encoding ATP-grasp domain-containing protein; this encodes MAENVFVLGLDDGNAELLRRLPGARDHHIHGLLGIDEVRIGRSDFRRCLARACERLDSFDGPIDAVTGYWDFPVTSLVPILCERYGLPSSSLESIVKCEHKYWSRLEQAQVTDAYPRFGLVDPHADPPRPPEGLTFPLWLKPVKSSSSKLAYRVTDDREFTEAIRHIRAGIGEVGGPFDAVLERVSPPPEVANAGATACLAEEAVGGAQITVEGYRHHHEPHVYGVVDSVRYPGTSSFLRYRYPSTLPEESVRLVTDIAKAVVVRMGLRSTTFDIEFFVEPGSGRAWVLEVNPRLSQSHARLFEAVDGVSNLHCMVSLALGKEPTMPRGQGPAAVAAKCFLRRFTDGIVQRVPSGEEIAAVEREVGVIVDLTTRRGNRLADQYARDSYSYELADIHIAAGSESELIDKYERCVSALRFEIGDI
- a CDS encoding CocE/NonD family hydrolase; the encoded protein is MRTVTSLPYPVRRDDHVWIPLADGTRLSARVWRPVSSDDDPVPAILEFIPYRLNDLTFQRDSIHHPYLAGHGYAGVRVDLRGSGNSDGVLADEYLERELADGEDVLAWLAAQPWCDGSTAMMGISWGGFNALQIAARRPPSLKAVATLSSTDDRYADDVHYMGGCLLSDNLSWASTMFAYNACPPDPAVVGRRWRRMWLHRLQHCEPWLVEWLRHQRRDDYWRHGSVCEDYAAVNCPVLAVSGWADGYSNSVFRLLRHLRVPRQGLIGPWSHKYPHLGVPGPAIGFLQELVRWWDHWLKGIDNGVMDEPMLRIWMQESAKPATAYEQRPGRWIGEPSWPSPHIEVTGFTLLPNRLVRAPDAEDSEDGANGENSEALTIESPLSVGQFAGKWCSYNAPPDLPYDQREEDGGSLVFDTGVLTQRHEILGSPVVHLELSADRPNAMVTVRLSDVSPEGRATRVSYGLLNLTHRNGHDRPEPLEPHRRYRVSVPLNGVAQAFPAGHRVRIAVSTSYWPLAWPPPEPVRLTVFPARSSVTLPVRPPRHDETHAEPFDEPEGAPPPPVRRLRPGEGRWTVSRDLVEYRSALDVVKELGVLHFDDIDLDVSRRADEHYEWVADDFGSARGSVDWTMRFTRGEWDASSVTHTTLACTPTEFLVHARLDAYEGEQRVFSRNWHTSIPRDHV
- the selB gene encoding selenocysteine-specific translation elongation factor — its product is MHVVATAGHVDHGKSTLVRALTGMEPDRLAEERRRGLTIDLGFVWTELAGQSFAFVDVPGHQRFVPTMLAGVGPVPAVLFVVSADEGWQEQSSEHLAALDAFGVRHGVLAVTKADRADPGPVLAESVERIASSGLGRIPAVAVSGHTGAGLDALRAELGALGARLPNPDRGADVRLWIDRSFSIRGAGTVVTGTLGAGTLSVGDDLVLDRDGRRCVVRALQSLGQAHDTVTAVARVAVNLRGADQHDLGRGDALLTPGAWRFTAEADVRLRGEKAERPRQLVAHIGSVAVPCRVRPLGTGTARLSFARELPLRAGDRGLLRDPGDHRSAGFDVLDPRPPALRRRGAARARAAELACDDPAVAYVRRHGAVAVEELHALGWAVPGRTMGRWAVAEDLPRRLAGRARELVADWHERNPLSAGLPVEALRRSLDVPEDLLGPALDHAGLAVRDGAVTDPARVSCLPEAVERAVRVVERRLAGEPFAAPEAADLAELGLGPKHLAAAERAGRLFRIADGVVLAPGCLDKAVRVLSGLAEPFTVSQARKALGTTRRVAVPLLERLDAEGRTRRAPDGTRRVRHDHT